In one Yarrowia lipolytica chromosome 1A, complete sequence genomic region, the following are encoded:
- a CDS encoding uncharacterized protein (Compare to YALI0A00110g, weakly similar to uniprot|Q06593 Saccharomyces cerevisiae YPR194c OPT2) codes for MDCSPHFLTSINIHTMSKHTEVFSSEKVSSMDKDDLVDTQVAEVTTSLLDFVALQLEIPPSENDGTYPLEVHFMAEKLEETTLEEAIKIVKTNFAYHDHDNNFRDEYRIEVRELLKVFDGKDDYEKADPDDVLMMRYWGTVFNWWSPYPEVRAVTDPYNDEDCTTETWRVWVLGTVWVAIAAFVNQFFSVRMPAISLGAGVIQLLLYPCGKALQYALPDWGFHFRGKRYSLNPGKWSQKEQLLTTIMVSCASGTPYITSNIIVQYLPQFYNQTWASSFGYQFVFMLVTQMLGFGLAGILKRVAVYPVKAMWPSLLPTLAVNKALLAPNRKENINGWLISRYTFFMIVFIGSFVYFWIPNYLMNFLQTFNWMTWIAPENADLAIVTGSVGGLGFNPIPTFDWNQATASLAPITLPLYVSSIGFAGTFFSGLVILALYYTNNSWTGYIPINSNRLFDNMGKKYNVSKILTNYRFDDKKYHDYSTPYYSAGNLMLYSAFFAVYPLSFVYTCLMDWRAMWDALKDTGKALRYVHRSSYHGREDPFSRYMKNYPEVPDWWFYVVMVIMFALSIVLVKAWPVDTPVWTLVFVLGLVFVFIIPFTVFAAYTASSLSLNVISELIIGYALPGRFMALNLIKALSVTIASQAQNYTTDQKLTHYAHLPPRSIFWLQLWATLVNGLVCLGVIQFQLNLDGICDADNKQKFTCPGETTFFTASVAWGVIGPKKMFDKYPVMKWMFLFGALAGVFFWFVQVILPQILVKYFPNKAQTIDYYRRKILYFNPIIFVVGCLGWAPYNLTYQVGGMYLAVLFNGYIKSRYLAWWRKYAYVMEAAIVTGIALAGIIIFFAVQYHPKDIDWWGNTVIYDGVDGSGIPPRLEIPEKGFFGPPSSEW; via the coding sequence ATGGATTGCTCTCCACATTTCTTGACATCAATCAACATACACACAATGAGCAAACACACTGAGGTTTTCTCTTCGGAGAAAGTCTCCTCTATGGATAAAGACGACCTGGTTGACACCCAGGTTGCTGAGGTGACCACTTCGCTCCTCGACTTTGTCGCTCTTCAGCTGGAGATTCCTCCCTCTGAGAACGACGGCACGTATCCTCTTGAAGTCCACTTCATGgctgagaagctggaggagactaCTCTAGAGGAGGCTAtcaagattgtcaagaCCAACTTTGCCTACCACGACCACGACAACAACTTCAGAGACGAATACAGAATCGAGGTTAGAGAGCTCCTTAAAGTCTTTGACGGCAAAGACGACTACGAAAAGGCTGATCCTGATGATGTTCTCATGATGAGGTACTGGGGAACCGTCTTCAACTGGTGGAGTCCTTACCCCGAGGTTCGAGCTGTTACTGATCCCTACAATGATGAAGATTGTACCACTGAGACCTGGAGAGTGTGGGTTTTGGGTACCGTATGGGTGGCAATTGCGGCCTTTGTCAACCAGTTTTTCAGTGTGCGTATGCCTGCCATCTCTTTGGGGGCTGGTGTCATCCAACTGCTGCTGTATCCTTGTGGTAAGGCTCTCCAGTATGCTCTTCCTGACTGGGGCTTCCACTTCCGAGGGAAGAGATACTCACTCAACCCAGGCAAATGGAGTCAGAAGGAACAGCTCCTCACCACTATCATGGTTTCTTGTGCCTCTGGAACTCCCTATATTACTTCAAACATCATTGTTCAGTACCTCCCTCAATTCTACAACCAAACCTGGGCCTCAAGCTTTGGATACCAGTTTGTTTTTATGCTGGTGACCCAAATGCTGGGTTTTGGTCTGGCTGGTATTCTCAAGCGTGTGGCCGTCTACCCTGTCAAGGCAATGTGGCCCTCTCTACTCCCCACCCTGGCGGTCAACAaggctcttctggctcccAACCGAAAGGAAAACATCAACGGCTGGCTCATTTCCCGTTACACCTTTTTCATGATTGTCTTTATCGGCTCTTTCGTCTACTTCTGGATCCCCAACTACCTCATGAACTTCTTGCAGACATTTAACTGGATGACCTGGATTGCTCCTGAGAACGCCGACCTGGCCATTGTCACAGGCTCCGTCGGAGGACTTGGATTTAACCCCATTCCCACCTTTGACTGGAACCAGGCCACGGCTTCTCTTGCTCCCATCACTCTGCCTCTCTATGTGTCTTCTATTGGTTTCGCTggcaccttcttctccggtCTCGTCATCCTCGCTCTCtactacaccaacaactCGTGGACGGGATACATCCCCATTAACTCCAACCGACTGTTTGACAACATGGGCAAGAAGTACAACGTATCCAAGATTCTCACCAATTACCGAttcgacgacaagaagtACCATGACTACTCCACGCCCTACTACTCCGCTGGTAACCTCATGTTGTACTCGGCCTTCTTTGCCGTCTACCCCCTGTCGTTTGTCTACACTTGTCTAATGGACTGGAGAGCCATGTGGGATGCCCTCAAGGACACGGGAAAGGCTCTCAGATACGTGCATCGATCCTCCTACCACGGAAGAGAGGACCCCTTCTCTCGATACATGAAGAACTACCCCGAGGTCCCCGACTGGTGGTTCTACGTGGTTATGGTGATTATGTTTGCACTATCTATTGTTCTCGTCAAAGCTTGGCCCGTTGACACTCCTGTGTGGACTCTGGTGTTTGTGCTTGGACTTGTGTTCGTTTTCATTATCCCCTTCACCGTCTTTGCTGCCTACactgcctcctccttgtcacTGAATGTGATTTCCGAGCTCATTATTGGATACGCGCTTCCTGGACGATTCATGGCTCTCAACCTGATCAAGGCTCTTTCAGTCACCATTGCCTCTCAGGCCCAGAACTATACCACCGACCAGAAGCTGACCCATTATGCCCATCTGCCTCCCCGATCTATCTTCTGGCTCCAGCTGTGGGCTACTCTGGTCAACGGTCTGGTCTGCCTTGGTGTTATCCAGTTCCAGCTCAACCTAGACGGTATCTGTGATGCTGATAACAAGCAGAAGTTCACCTGCCCCGGAGAAACCACTTTCTTCACTGCCTCCGTCGCCTGGGGAGTCATCGGCCCCAAGAAGATGTTCGACAAGTACCCCGTGATGAAGTGGATGTTCCTGTTTGGAGCGCTGGCCGGcgtctttttttggtttgTCCAGGTCATCCTTCCCCAGATCCTTGTCAAGTACTTCCCTAACAAGGCCCAAACCATTGACTACTACCGACGAAAGATTCTGTACTTCAACCCCATCATCTTTGTGGTCGGCTGTCTTGGCTGGGCTCCTTACAACCTCACCTACCAGGTCGGAGGCATGTACCTTGCTGTGCTTTTCAATGGCTACATCAAGAGTCGATACCTGGCCTGGTGGAGAAAGTATGCCTACGTCATGGAGGCAGCTATTGTCACCGGTATTGCGCTGGCCGgcatcatcatcttctttgCAGTCCAGTACCATCCCAAGGACATTGATTGGTGGGGCAACACCGTCATATACGATGGCGTTGACGGCAGTGGTATCCCTCCCAGACTTGAGATCCCCGAGAAGGGATTTTTTGGCCCTCCTAGCTCCGAATGGTAG
- a CDS encoding uncharacterized protein (Compare to YALI0A00132g, highly similar to uniprot|P40150 Saccharomyces cerevisiae YNL209w SSB2 heat shock protein of HSP70 family cytosolic) codes for MSEGTFAGAVGIDLGTTYSCVATYDSAVEIIANEQGNRVTPSFVAFTEEERLIGDAAKNQAALNPVNTVFDAKRLIGRRFDDESVQKDIQTWPFKVVDNAGAPLIEVDYLGEKKTFSPQEISSMVLTKMKEIAEAKLGQAVDKAVVTVPAYFNDAQRQATKDAGAIAGLNVLRIINEPTAAAIAYGLGAGKQEAERHVLIFDLGGGTFDVSLLSIQGGVFTVKATAGDTHLGGQDFDTNLLEHFKAEFKRKTGHDISADPRALRRLRSACERAKRTLSSVTQTTVEVDSLFEGEDFSANITRARFEDINAALFKSTLEPVEKVLKDSKIDKSKVNEVVLVGGSTRIPKVQKMLSDFFDGKALEKSINPDEAVAYGAAVQGAILTGQAVGEDTEDLLLLDVVPLSLGVAMEGNIFAPVVPRNTTVPTLKRRTFTTVGDHQTTVQFPVYQGERVNCSENTLLGEFDLKNIPPMKAGEPVLEAIFEVDANGILKVTAVEKSTGRSANITISNSVGKLSSEDIEKMISDAEKFKSQDEAFSKRHENKQKLESYISTIEASITDLDSKFKRGAKDKIETALSDAMSALEIDDASADDYRKAELALKRVVTKAMATR; via the coding sequence ATGAGTGAAGGAACTTttgctggagctgtcgGTATCGATCTTGGAACCACCTACTCGTGTGTTGCCACTTACGACTCTGCTGTCGAGATCATTGCCAACGAGCAGGGAAACCGAGTTACCCCCTCTTTCGTTGCCTTcactgaggaggagcgacTGATCGGAGATGCCGCCAAGAACCAGGCCGCCCTCAACCCCGTCAACACTGTCTTTGACGCCAAGCGACTCATTGGTCGACGATtcgacgacgagtctgtCCAGAAGGATATCCAGACCTGGCCCTTCAAGGTTGTCGACAACGCCGGTGCCCCCCTCATCGAGGTCGACTACCTTggcgagaagaagaccttCTCTCCCCAGGAGATCTCCTCTATGGTTCTCACCAagatgaaggagattgCTGAGGCCAAGCTCGGCCAGGCTGTTGACAAGGCTGTTGTCACCGTCCCCGCTTACTTCAACGATGCCCAGCGacaggccaccaaggaTGCTGGTGCCATTGCTGGTCTCAACGTTCTGCGAATCATCAACGAGCCTACCGCTGCTGCCATTGCCTACGGTCTCGGTGCCGGTAAGCAGGAGGCTGAGCGACACGTTCTCATCTTCgatcttggaggaggaacttTCGATGTCTCTCTGCTTTCCATCCAGGGCGGTGTTTTCACCGTCAAGGCCACCGCTGGTGACACCCATCTTGGTGGACAGGATTTCGACAccaacctccttgagcactTCAAGGCTGAGTTCAAGCGAAAGACCGGCCACGACATCTCTGCTGACCCCCGAGCTCTGCGACGACTGCGATCCGCCTGCGAGCGAGCCAAGCGAACTCTGTCTTCCGTCACCCAGACCACCGTTGAGGTCGACTCTCTCTTCGAGGGTGAGGACTTCTCCGCCAACATCACCCGAGCTCGATTCGAGGACATCAACGCTGCCCTCTTCAAGTCTACCCTCGAGCCCGTCGAGAAGGTCCTCAAGGACTCCAAGAtcgacaagtccaaggtcAACGAGGTTGTCCTTGTCGGAGGTTCTACCCGAATCCCCAAGGTCCAGAAGATGCTCTCCGACTTCTTCGACGGTAAGGCCCTCGAGAAGTCCATCAACCCCGATGAGGCTGTTGCCTACGGTGCCGCTGTCCAGGGTGCTATCCTGACCGGCCAGGCCGTCGGTGAGGACACCGAggatctgctgctgctcgatGTTGTTCCCCTTTCTCTTGGTGTCGCCATGGAGGGTAACATCTTCGCCCCCGTCGTTCCCCGAAACACCACCGTCCCTACCCTCAAGCGACGAACCTTCACCACCGTCGGTGACCACCAGACCACCGTCCAGTTCCCCGTTTACCAGGGAGAGCGAGTCAACTGCTCCGAGAACACCCTGCTCGGTGAGTTCGACCTCAAGAACATCCCCCCCATGAAGGCCGGCGAGCCCGTTCTGGAGGCCATCTTCGAGGTTGACGCCAACGGTATCCTCAAGGTCACCGCCGTTGAGAAGTCCACCGGCCGATCCgccaacatcaccatctccaactccgTCGGAAAGCTGTCTTCcgaggacattgagaagatgatCTCCGACGCCGAGAAGTTCAAGTCTCAGGATGAGGCCTTCTCCAAGCGACACGAGAACAAGCAGAAGCTCGAGTCTtacatctccaccatcgAGGCCTCCATCACCGACCTTGACTCCAAGTTCAAGCGAGGTGCTAAGGACAAGATCGAGACTGCTCTCTCCGATGCCATGTCCGCCCTTGAGATTGATGACGCCTCTGCCGACGACTACCGAAAGGCCGAGCTCGCCCTTAAGCGAGTTGtcaccaaggccatggCTACCCGATAA
- a CDS encoding uncharacterized protein (Compare to YALI0A00154g, similar to DEHA0A00572g Debaryomyces hansenii IPF 30.1, similar to Saccharomyces cerevisiae YKL077W; ancestral locus Anc_2.624), whose amino-acid sequence MKLSNIFALATVALAAPQPLITPPPTAVEKRDDQAVLGADVWIQTMPNGHEKRVTPTIIDGVTISGKPLSDHNGTPTPWNSLDNTGIPYRITPSIKKEKDQPAETISASPSPPANYPQSTDTPPVLGCWGDRLPEDNEKLPGYPFCSPHNGTELVAGETYWVTWDPSYWGGDDIAQVKLILRSLPTGTDDLMFETEPFANRKGYYPLEIQRSWTNNGGYFFINIAPLTRPDTKAKNVGTKSGPIVRAIMSKNDGITTVSRLPSENSLQPGKKHSGGGIGKGGIAAAVVVPVVVVILLSGLGFLYYRQKKTKQQQMSQDRSWNPAENVRNMDSMPPRRSDVSLDRTISIDTQHSMKGDNPFEDHH is encoded by the coding sequence ATGAAGCTCTCCAATATCTTTGCCCTCGCAACAGTGGCTCTGGCTGCTCCCCAGCCTCTGATtactcctcctcctacTGCTGTCGAGAAGCGAGACGACCAGGCTGTTCTCGGAGCCGACGTCTGGATCCAGACCATGCCCAACGGCCATGAGAAGCGAGTGACCCCCACCATCATTGACGGAGTCACCATTTCCGGCAAGCCCCTCTCCGATCACAACGGTACCCCCACCCCATGGAACTCTCTGGACAACACCGGTATCCCTTACCGAATCACTCcctccatcaagaaggagaaggaccaGCCCGCCGAGACCATCTCTGCCTCTCCTTCCCCCCCTGCCAACTACCCTCAGTCTACTGACACTCCTCCCGTTCTTGGATGCTGGGGAGACCGTCTTCCCGAGGACAACGAGAAGCTCCCCGGCTACCCCTTCTGCTCTCCTCATAACGGTACCGAACTCGTTGCCGGTGAGACCTACTGGGTCACCTGGGACCCCTCTTACTGGGGAGGTGATGACATTGCTCAGGTCAAGCTGATTCTGCGATCTCTGCCTACCGGCACTGACGATCTTATGTTCGAGACTGAGCCCTTCGCCAACCGGAAGGGTTACTACCCCCTGGAGATTCAGCGATCGTGGACCAACAACGGCGGCTacttcttcatcaacatTGCACCCCTCACTCGACCTGAtaccaaggccaagaacgTCGGCACCAAGTCTGGACCTATTGTTCGGGCTATCATGAGCAAGAACGACGGCATCACCACCGTCTCCCGACTTCCTTCTGAGAACTCTCTGCAGCCTGGCAAGAAGCACAGCGGTGGAGGAATCGGCAAGGGCGGAATTGCTGCCGCTGTTGTTGTtcctgttgttgttgtcatCCTCCTGTCCGGCCTCGGCTTCCTCTACTACcgacagaagaagaccaagcagcagcaaatgTCTCAGGACCGATCTTGGAACCCTGCCGAGAACGTGCGAAACATGGACTCCATGCCTCCTCGACGATCGGACGTGTCTCTGGACCGAACCATCTCCATCGACACCCAGCACTCCATGAAGGGCGACAACCCTTTTGAGGACCACCACTAA